The segment TATACATAATAGAGGACTTGAAATTGTTCTTGTAACCTCGGGAGCTATTGGTGCGGGTATGGGAAGGCTTGGACTAAAAACTAGACCAAAAACCATACCTGAGAAACAAGCTGCTGCCGCTGTAGGACAAGGAGTTTTAATGCATACCTACGAGAAACTTTTTTCAGAATATAGCAAAACCACAGCTCAAATTCTTCTAACAAAAGAAGATATGTGTGATAGAGTTCGTTTTTTAAATGCTAGAAACACTTTTTTCTCCCTTTTCGACAAAAATGTTATCCCCATTGTTAATGAAAATGATGCGATAATTGTGGATGAAATAAAATTTGGTGACAATGATACTCTTTCATCCGTAGTTGCCGGCCTTGTAGATGCTGATCTTCTCATAATATTAAGCGATATTGATGGACTTTATGATAAAGATCCAAGAAAAGATCCTAAAGCCAAATTTATAAATACAGTTGAAAATATTACAGAAGATGTAGAGAACTTTGCAAAAGGTGCTGGAAGCTCTCTTGGCACAGGTGGCATGGCTACAAAAATAAAAGCAGCTAAAATAGCCTTATCCTCTGGTGCCTCAATGCTTATTTTAAACGGAAGTATACCTAATATAATAAGCATTGCTTTAGAAGGTGAACCTGTAGGAACCTTGTTTCACTGTGAAAAACAACAATTAAGTGCTAAAAAACATTGGCTTGCCTTTGGAACCCTTCCAAAAGGCAAAATATATGTAGACATAGGTGCAGAAAAATTTATAAAAGAAAAACATAAAAGCCTTCTTCCAAAAGGAATAACAAAGGTAACTGGCATTTTTAAACAGGGTGATG is part of the Haloimpatiens sp. FM7315 genome and harbors:
- the proB gene encoding glutamate 5-kinase, yielding MDNLRQELKKSKRIIIKIGTSSITYPTGLLNLNHIEKIVRQIADIHNRGLEIVLVTSGAIGAGMGRLGLKTRPKTIPEKQAAAAVGQGVLMHTYEKLFSEYSKTTAQILLTKEDMCDRVRFLNARNTFFSLFDKNVIPIVNENDAIIVDEIKFGDNDTLSSVVAGLVDADLLIILSDIDGLYDKDPRKDPKAKFINTVENITEDVENFAKGAGSSLGTGGMATKIKAAKIALSSGASMLILNGSIPNIISIALEGEPVGTLFHCEKQQLSAKKHWLAFGTLPKGKIYVDIGAEKFIKEKHKSLLPKGITKVTGIFKQGDVISIYNEDNKEIGRGITNYPSFEIEKILGSDSKSIEKILGYKSYDVVVHADNMAIL